A DNA window from Pseudomonas sp. GD03919 contains the following coding sequences:
- the queE gene encoding 7-carboxy-7-deazaguanine synthase QueE has translation MQETLRITEIFHSLQGETRTAGLPTVFVRLTGCPLRCQYCDTAYAFSGGEIVTLDSILDQVAAYRPRYVCVTGGEPLAQPNCIPLLTRLCDAGYEVSLETSGALDVSAVDPRVSKVLDLKTPGSAEVQRNRYENIEWLTTNDQVKFVICSREDYDWAVSRLIQYDLAARAGEVLFSPSHKQVDVRALADWIVADNLPVRLQLQLHKILWNDEPGH, from the coding sequence ATGCAAGAAACCCTGCGTATTACCGAGATTTTCCATTCGTTGCAGGGGGAGACGCGTACTGCCGGCTTGCCGACGGTATTCGTGCGCCTTACCGGCTGCCCCCTGCGCTGTCAGTACTGTGATACCGCCTATGCCTTCAGCGGCGGCGAGATCGTCACCCTGGACAGTATCCTCGATCAGGTGGCCGCCTATCGGCCGCGCTACGTCTGCGTGACGGGCGGCGAGCCGCTGGCCCAGCCGAACTGCATCCCCTTGCTCACACGTCTGTGCGATGCCGGTTACGAGGTGTCGCTGGAGACCAGTGGCGCGCTCGACGTCTCGGCCGTCGATCCACGGGTGAGCAAGGTGCTCGACCTGAAGACGCCCGGTTCGGCCGAGGTGCAGCGCAACCGTTACGAGAACATCGAGTGGCTCACCACCAATGATCAGGTCAAGTTCGTTATCTGCTCGCGCGAGGATTATGACTGGGCCGTTTCCAGGCTGATCCAGTACGACCTGGCGGCCCGGGCCGGCGAGGTGCTGTTCTCGCCTAGCCATAAACAGGTGGACGTGCGGGCGTTGGCCGATTGGATAGTGGCGGACAACCTGCCGGTGCGCCTGCAACTGCAACTGCACAAGATTCTCTGGAACGACGAGCCGGGACATTGA